One region of Ostrinia nubilalis chromosome 14, ilOstNubi1.1, whole genome shotgun sequence genomic DNA includes:
- the LOC135078041 gene encoding ATP-binding cassette sub-family B member 10, mitochondrial, which translates to MLQRLLHIRFDVKISSRHSNLLFRTANHSLPCNQCGFRLFSSHKAVALRNYYEKSSFIRNGIYCIKPRYFSSQVDAEKKDAPVDCVKTKAPLETTKKINVKLKTSEVKRLFTLAEPEKWTLAGAISFLVVSSSVTMAVPFSLGKVLDIIYNSTSDLGAAREKLDTLCLMLCGVFLIGGLCNFGRVYLMSISGQRMTQALRKQVYAAIMRQEPAWFGKTSTGELVNRLSADTQLVGRNLSENVSDGLRSLFMVGAGTGMMFYMSPSLALIGLCVVPPVSMLAVVYGRFVRGITRQLQDTLAETSELAEEKISNIKTVKAFSKEKLECESYGKRIENLLTLAYKESLAVGSFYGMTGLSGNTIIILVLYYGGGMVATEQLTVGNLTSFLLYAAYVGISIGGLSNFYTQLNKGIGAATRLWQIIDREPSIPVTGGLRPKDRPKGEIILDNVWYCYEGAPLIKGFKLHLLPGKSVALVGRSGCGKSTIASLILRLYDPEKGRIMLDGVDIRELDPVWLRSHIGYVSQEPVLFNGSIKENILYGAPDDYKEEEDNKKEPAWLTAARTAHLHELVVSSHEGWERQVGARGGQLSGGQKQRVAIARAIVKNPKILILDEATSALDTYSEYLVDKALKEISKDRTVLTIAHRLSTIQSADEVAVLENGVVIEKGTYSELMAKEDGFFRELITHQTFASKSKSRDKRELQKTN; encoded by the exons atgttgcagcGTTTACTTCATATACGTTTCGATGTTAAAATATCTAGTAGGCATTCAAATTTATTATTCAGAACTGCAAATCATAGTTTGCCATGTAATCAGTGCGGGTTCAGGTTATTTTCTAGTCACAAGGCTGTGGcccttcgaaattattacgagaaGTCTTCCTTTATCAGAAATGGCATTTACTGTATTAAACCAAGGTATTTTAGTAGCCAAGTGGATGCCGAGAAAAAGGATGCTCCAGTCGATTGTGTTAAAACGAAGGCTCCATTGGAAACTACGAAGAAAATCAATGTGAAGTTAAAGACTTCAGAAGTAAAGCGATTGTTTACATTGGCTGAACCTGAGAAATGGACTCTGGCTG GTGCCATAAGCTTCCTTGTAGTATCATCAAGTGTGACTATGGCGGTTCCATTCTCCCTGGGCAAAGTTCTAGATATTATCTACAACAGCACCAGCGACCTGGGCGCTGCCAGAGAGAAGCTGGATACACTGTGTTTGATGCTCTGTGGAGTATTCCTCATTGGCGGCCTGTGTAACTTCGGCAGAGTGTACTTGATGTCAATATCTG GTCAAAGAATGACCCAAGCTCTCAGAAAGCAAGTTTACGCTGCAATAATGCGTCAAGAGCCTGCTTGGTTTGGCAAGACTTCGACGGGTGAGCTGGTCAACAGACTGTCAGCAGATACCCAGCTTGTTGGTCGGAACTTGAGTGAGAATGTCAGCGATGGACTGCGCTCACTATTCATGGTGGGAGCAGGTACGGGAATGATG TTCTACATGTCGCCATCCCTGGCGCTTATTGGATTATGCGTAGTGCCTCCTGTGTCAATGTTAGCCGTGGTCTATGGGCGCTTCGTGCGCGGCATCACGCGGCAACTGCAGGACACACTGGCTGAGACTAGTGAG tTAGCTGAAGAAAAAATATCGAACATAAAGACTGTAAAAGCATTTAGCAAAGAAAAACTAGAATGTGAGTCGTATGGGAAAAGAATCGAGAATTTACTAACACTGGCCTACAAGGAATCTTTGGCTGTTGGAAGCTTTTATGGAATG ACCGGCCTATCAGGGAACACAATAATAATCCTAGTTTTATACTACGGAGGCGGCATGGTTGCGACGGAACAGCTAACGGTTGGCAACCTCACCTCGTTCCTATTATATGCTGCCTATGTGGGCATCAGTATCGGAGGCCTAAGCAACTTCTACACTCAGCTCAACAAAGGCATTGGAGCTGCGACTAGGCTGTGGCAGATTATTGACAGAGAGCCTAGTATACCTGTGACAG GTGGTCTCAGGCCCAAGGACAGGCCAAAGGGCGAGATCATACTGGACAACGTTTGGTACTGCTACGAGGGTGCTCCTCTTATAAAGGGCTTCAAGCTTCACCTCTTACCTGGGAAGTCTGTGGCCCTAGTTGGCAGGTCGGGATGTGGCAaaagcaccatagcctcccttATTCTCAGGCTGTATGACCCCGAAAAGGGAAGGATAATGCTAGACGGCGTCGACATACGAGAGTTGGATCCTGTTTGGTTGAGAAGCCATATTGGTTATGTCAGTCAG GAACCTGTATTATTCAATGGATCGATCAAGGAGAACATTCTGTATGGTGCGCCAGATGATTATAAGGAAGAAGAAGACAACAAG aaagaGCCGGCATGGCTAACGGCGGCCCGCACGGCGCACTTACACGAACTAGTTGTTTCAAGCCACGAGGGTTGGGAGCGGCAAgtgggcgcgcgcggcggccagCTCAGCGGCGGCCAGAAGCAGCGCGTCGCCATAGCGCGGGCCATCGTCAAG aaCCCAAAAATCTTGATACTAGACGAAGCTACCTCGGCACTAGATACGTATTCAGAATACTTAGTTGATAAGGCCTTAAAGGAGATAAGCAAAGACCGTACTGTGCTCACGATCGCTCATAGGCTAAGTACGATACAATCGGCAGACGAGGTGGCGGTATTAGAAAACGGCGTTGTCATAGAAAAAGGTACGTACTCAGAACTAATGGCCAAGGAAGACGGATTCTTCAGAGAATTGATAACGCATCAGACATTCGCGTCTAAATCCAAGTCAAGGGACAAAAGGGAACTGCAAAAGACAAACTAA